The Fluoribacter dumoffii NY 23 genome contains a region encoding:
- a CDS encoding pyridoxamine 5'-phosphate oxidase family protein has protein sequence MPFDMLKEWLNKEKERGIEDPFCAVLSTCSSLGDPHSRVVAIREIETESLLFFTQQKTRKVAELLNNPKSCLNFLFAMQSRQVILEGTAIPISQEENEAFWRTLPRERQLRFSAYAPTSGLVIKDLGQLETRKKELSDQFASLSIPMSEDYFGFRFIPKTWIFYTVGSISFSEVIRYTKISNSWKTELISP, from the coding sequence GTGCCCTTTGACATGCTAAAAGAATGGTTGAACAAGGAAAAAGAACGAGGGATTGAGGATCCTTTCTGTGCTGTTTTAAGCACTTGTAGCAGCTTAGGTGATCCTCATAGTCGAGTGGTGGCCATTCGCGAAATTGAAACCGAGAGTCTATTATTTTTTACTCAACAAAAAACACGCAAGGTTGCTGAATTATTAAATAACCCTAAATCCTGTTTAAATTTTTTATTTGCAATGCAGAGCCGACAAGTTATTTTAGAAGGAACAGCAATACCCATTTCCCAAGAAGAAAATGAAGCTTTTTGGAGAACTCTTCCTCGTGAACGCCAATTAAGATTTTCTGCTTATGCCCCTACTTCAGGTCTTGTCATTAAAGATTTAGGCCAATTGGAAACAAGGAAAAAAGAATTGAGTGATCAATTTGCAAGCCTTTCTATCCCTATGAGTGAGGATTATTTTGGCTTCCGCTTCATCCCAAAAACATGGATTTTTTACACAGTCGGCTCCATTTCTTTTTCTGAGGTAATTCGTTATACGAAGATAAGCAACTCTTGGAAAACAGAATTAATTTCCCCATAG
- a CDS encoding structural toxin protein (hemagglutinin/hemolysin) RtxA, with protein MYMLCFCVPETHLEIVKNAIFDTGAGSVDHYQHCAWQTLGEGQFMPLPGSHAFIGTINQLERVPEYKVEIICTEEQIKAAVAALKKAHPYESPSYQAFRVEMI; from the coding sequence ATGTACATGCTTTGTTTTTGTGTTCCAGAAACACATTTAGAAATTGTTAAAAATGCTATTTTTGATACAGGGGCAGGAAGTGTGGATCATTATCAGCATTGTGCGTGGCAAACATTAGGCGAGGGGCAGTTTATGCCATTACCTGGCAGCCATGCTTTTATTGGAACAATCAATCAACTTGAGAGAGTGCCTGAATATAAAGTAGAAATTATCTGTACTGAAGAGCAAATCAAAGCTGCTGTTGCAGCCTTAAAGAAAGCTCATCCCTATGAATCACCCTCTTATCAAGCGTTTCGGGTTGAGATGATATAA
- a CDS encoding GNAT family N-acetyltransferase, translating into MITFYQDRGRTPTLTDHVRSRCGEVRTLGVSPHYRGQGIGKILLPYSLNYFSDKNYQNCYRTVATQNNSALRIYQNLGFSIAKHFQVYCWKFLNNS; encoded by the coding sequence TTGATAACTTTTTACCAGGATCGGGGCCGTACCCCAACTTTAACCGATCATGTACGTAGTAGGTGTGGCGAAGTCAGAACACTTGGTGTTTCACCTCATTATAGAGGACAGGGTATTGGAAAGATCTTACTTCCCTATAGCTTAAATTATTTTTCAGATAAAAACTACCAAAACTGTTATCGGACTGTTGCGACACAAAATAATAGCGCGCTTCGTATCTATCAAAACCTTGGTTTTTCAATTGCAAAGCATTTTCAAGTTTACTGTTGGAAATTTCTTAACAATAGTTAA
- a CDS encoding GNAT family N-acetyltransferase: MAFRIRNFIVGDEVEIYKLFHDAVHSINSKDYDEVQLNTWAPKEADLEKWRESLERNYTLVAVEEQTNVIVGFADLEKNGHIDRGYVNKDYQARGVGLALLKALEQKAIELGMKELYADVSITAKKFLEFKGYVTEKEQTVSINGVKFINYLMRKKL, translated from the coding sequence ATGGCGTTTAGAATTAGGAATTTTATTGTTGGAGATGAAGTAGAAATTTATAAACTATTTCATGATGCAGTTCATTCTATTAACTCTAAAGATTATGATGAAGTGCAGCTAAATACATGGGCTCCGAAGGAAGCTGATTTGGAAAAATGGAGAGAGTCTTTAGAAAGAAATTATACTCTTGTGGCTGTAGAAGAACAAACAAACGTGATTGTTGGCTTTGCTGATTTAGAGAAAAATGGACATATTGACCGTGGATATGTTAATAAAGATTATCAAGCAAGAGGTGTTGGTCTTGCTCTTCTCAAAGCATTAGAACAAAAAGCTATTGAGTTAGGGATGAAAGAGCTATATGCGGATGTGAGCATCACGGCAAAGAAATTCTTGGAATTCAAAGGATATGTCACTGAAAAAGAACAAACTGTCTCTATAAACGGCGTAAAGTTTATTAATTATTTAATGAGGAAAAAACTATAA
- a CDS encoding GNAT family N-acetyltransferase, with amino-acid sequence MSTKIETARMILRLINEDDLKEVAELNSDPEVRKFFPDGVQDTDQTAKRIKEFVSFYKEKGLPCFVIFDNSLKEFIGRCGFGPIETGEIEVGYLLHKKFWGKGYASEALEALLKWASTNIDSEYIIAFAPEGHIASQRVMEKCGMEYYKDGYGHGVMCKFYRMKNK; translated from the coding sequence ATGTCAACTAAGATTGAAACAGCTCGAATGATTTTGCGTTTAATTAACGAAGATGATTTAAAAGAGGTTGCTGAACTTAATTCTGATCCAGAAGTAAGGAAATTTTTTCCTGATGGAGTCCAAGACACAGATCAAACTGCGAAAAGAATAAAAGAATTCGTTAGTTTTTATAAAGAAAAAGGACTTCCTTGTTTTGTTATTTTTGATAATTCTTTAAAAGAGTTCATAGGACGTTGTGGATTTGGTCCAATTGAAACCGGAGAAATAGAAGTAGGTTATCTGTTGCATAAAAAATTTTGGGGGAAAGGATATGCTTCAGAGGCCTTGGAAGCACTATTGAAATGGGCTAGTACAAATATCGACTCAGAATATATTATTGCTTTTGCACCAGAAGGTCATATTGCGTCACAACGTGTTATGGAAAAGTGTGGTATGGAATATTACAAAGATGGGTATGGCCATGGTGTTATGTGCAAATTCTATCGTATGAAAAATAAATAG